In the genome of Anabaena cylindrica PCC 7122, the window AAGCGGGAGCCATTATTTCTGTAAATAATGAAACTTTTAGAGTTAGAAGATTACCTATATAAAAAAGCGATCGCCTAAAATAACCTATACTATCGCACTCCCTCAATTTCCCCACGATCTTTTTTTTACCTCATGCAAAGACGCAAAGGAAGAAGTTAGAGATCGCACTCCCTCAACATATCTGGAAAGTTAGCCCGCGCTTCACTTGCACTGATGACAGACATAGCGCCTCACAAAATTTATAGGGTTACATAAGATTATAGATTATTTGTCTGTTTTTAGCAAATTGTACAAAATTTAAGTTTTTGAGCGTTAGTCGAGCGATCGCACACCTTCCAACTTCCAAAACAGCGATACCTTCGGTCAGCTTCGCTATCGCACCCCCTCAACTCCCCAAACAGTGATCGCATCCCCTCAACTTCCCAAACAGCGATCAAGTTACAAATTTTTATAAACTTCATCATCATTGCGTTTACCAACTCGAAAAACATCGACTAATTTAGTATCATCATCAATGGTGTACAAAATTCTGTATTCACCTTGATCAATACGATAACCGCCTTGATAACCTTTTAAAGCTGCATAGTCTTGAGGGCGAGGATTACCCTGAAGTGATAGTATTTTAGAAACAACTTGTTTATATTGTTTTGGTTGTAAATCTAATAAGTCTTTTTCCGCAGTTTTCGCAATCCTCAATGTATATCGTTCACTCATTGGGGCGTTTTGCTATTATTTCTTCTATGGTGGTAAATCCTGTGTTTTCTTCTATTGCACGTCGCAATTTAGCAGAATCTATTGCATCTTCTATTGCTTCTAGTAGTTTTAAATCTTCAATACTAATCATCGCTACAGCAGGTTTACCATGACGCTGAATTAATATTCTTTCTCCACCATATTCTGCACGGTTCATAATATCTGGAAAGTTAGCACGCGCTTCACTTGCACTGATGACAGACATAGCGCCTCATAAAATTTATAGGGTTACATAAGATTATAGATTATTTGTATGTTTTTAGCAAATTGTACAAAATTTAAGTTTTTGAGCGATCGCACTTCCCAAATTTTGATATACTGATAATATACCAAAATAATCAAATCTAGGATTTTATGATTAATAATCACCAATACATTACAGCTAAATCATCAGCAAAACCCCGCAATGATTTATTACTAGAGATTGAACATACTCCAGAAGAATATATACCCGAATTACTACAAATTGTCCGGTTATTTCGTCAAAGTGTGACGATGAAACAGACATCTTTGAAAAACTGGGAAAATGCCATTAATGAAATTGATGCAATTAAAAAAGAACATAGAAAAACTAATATTAAAAGATTGTTTGAATCATGGAATGAATCAGATGAACAACAAGAAACTTTAGAAATTATTGAATCTATGAATGGTATTTCAATTTAAAATAAAATGAGTAAGGTTATTGTTTTAGATTCTGCACCTGTGGGATTAATTACTAATCCTAAAGCGAATCCTTTAGCTGTGCAATGTCAAGAATGGTTTTATAGTCTTTTTGAAAGAGGTTATGAAGTAATTTTACCAGAAATTATAGATTATGAAATTAGAAGGAAGAAGAGAAGAGAGAGCGATATTTCATCAATCTCTGGTAGTATAGAACATAGCATCAACAAAGCTAAATCAACATACTGAAATTTAGTAACAATGCAACTATGAACAATCATCAATCTATTACAGAAATATCCTCAACTACACCCTGGAATGATTTATTATTAGAAATTGCCCAAACTCCAGAAGAATATATACCAGAAATATTGGAAATTGTCCGTTTATTTCGTCAAAATTTGAGCAAAAAAACAGCAACTTTGATAACTATAGAAAAACATAAATTAGACTGGCAAGAATTTATTAATCAAACAGCGGGAAGTTGTGCTGACGATCCAATTATTCTGGATGATTTAGGTATTGATGATAGATTAGATGATAGTTTAGAAGAAATGATTAATTGTTAGGAATACAAACTGATGAAATATTTATTAGATAGTAATGTTTGTATTCAATATCTTAATCAAAGATCAGAAAATATTATTCAGCGTCTTCAAGATTTATCCGATATAAATATAGTAGTTTGTTCAATAGTGAAAGCTGAATTATTTTATGGTGCGATGAGAACTAATAATCCTGCGAAAACTCTGCAAAAGCAGCAGGAATTTTTAGACAGATTTGTTTCTTTGCATTTTGATGATAAATGTGCTTTGATTTATGGCGAAATTCGTAGTAAATTGGCTGCTAAAGGTACTCCTATAGGTAATAATGATTTACATATTGCTGCTATTGCAATGGCTAATAATTTAACTTTAATTACTCACAATACTAGAGAATTTAGTAGGGTTGATAATTTAAAATTGGAAGATTGGGAAATTTAATAAATACATATAAATAGCGATCGCACTTCCTCAACTTCCCAAATAGCGATTCCTAGGTCGCGCTTTGCTATCACACTCCCTCCAACTTCTCAAATAGAAAAGCGATAGATGAGTTACGCGAACACATATCTTACTTAAATTGTGATATACTTAATAAATTGAGAGGTTGAGTTAATATGGAAACGCAAGCAATTCTTGAATCTTTGCCAAAACTCAGTATAAATGAACGCTTAAAAATAGCTGAATTTGCTTTACAATTAGTTAATGAACAACAAGAATTTTTAACAAAAGAACAGCAAAAGTACCAATTAGCATTATCAGCAATTACAGCTATTGCAGATTATACACCTAATGGTGAATTAACTGTTTTCTCTGATTTAGACTCAGAAGATTTTTATGACTATCCAGATGAAGATTAACATAACTTGTAAAACTTATGTATAGAGGTGAAGTCTGGTTAGTTAATTTAGATCCAACTGTAGGCACGGAAATTAGTAAAAAACGTCCTTGTATTATAGTTAATGATAATTCTATTGGTATTTTACCTTTGAAGGTAATTGTTCCAGTTACAGATTGGAAAGAACGTTATTCTATTAGACCTTGGATGGTAAAATTAGAACCAACTACAGAGAATAGTTTAGCAAAAGTTTCTGGTGTTGATACTTTTCAAATACGTTCTGTTTCAGAAACACGATTAGTTAGAAAGTTAGGTCAACTTTCTGAATCAGAAATGCAGCTTATTTCTCAAGCATTAGCTGTGGTGTTAAGTCTTTCTCTGTCAAATTGAGATCGCACCTACTCAACTTCCCAAACATCTCTTTTTAACGAACCACGAAGACGCGAAGAACGCGAAGGTAAGAAAGAAGAGAAGAGAGATCGCATCCCCTCAACTCCCAAACAGTGATCGCATCCCTTCAAATTCCCAAATAGCGAACTGACAAGTCAGCGCTTGCGCTATCGCACACCTACCCCCAAGTATCGCACTCCCTCAACTCCAAAACATCTTTTTTTACCTCACGCAAAGCCGCAAAGACGCAAAGGAAGAAGTTAGAGATCGCACCCCCTCAACTTCCCGACATCCTTTTTTAACGAACCACGAAGACGCGAAGAGCGCGAAGGTAAGAAAGAAGAGAAGATCTAAAAATATTATTCCGCTAGTTTAGCAGTAATTGATTTACCAATATCATGAAAGTAGTCACTGGTTACACCAAAAGCTACAGAATGTTTAACCATCACAAATACAGTTTGATTATTTTTACCAATAAAGAAATAGTGTTTTTTTGAATCTTCTGTTTTTGCAACTTCAATTTTTGTAAACTCAATGTCTGCTATTTTTCGCCAATAACATTCATATCCCATACCGTAGAAAACAACGGCTTTAGGTTTATGTTCTTTGATTCTTTGACTAATATGATTAATTCGTTTCTCAATACAATAATTTTTATAAGTTTCTCTATCAGATAAAAAAGGGAGTTTAGAATGTCTAGCATATATCCAATCATCAATAGACGGTGAAGGTAAAGGCAATAATTCTAATAAACAAGTTTCCTTATCTCTCCTACCTAATTCGTCTAATTGATATTTACGAATATCTTCTACATCAATATTATCTTTTCCGTTAGCACTTAATGTAATACGAATTAATCCCTTCCATGTATTCTGTATTTTCTCATCCCACCATCCCATATCTTGATGATATTCTGCAACATCATCTATTTCATTTTTACCTCTTTTTTCCCATATATTGATTCTACAATTAATGTCTTCAAAATCTTTTCCTCCTGCTTCTTCCATACCAATAAACCAATATTTTCCTTCATAATTACCATATCCATAAAATGTCTCAATTCTTTTTTCTAAAAGCTCATCATTGAAAAATTGCTGACTGTCCATAATTATGTGATTATGCTGAAATAATACTACTTGACAAGTAGCACTAATTTTAGTACAAATTTTCTAATGAATCAAATATATGAAAATTTTTACAGTAGGATTATTACAGGTTTATCCCAATGAAATTAAGACAAGTGGCAAGCGGATGGGAATTTGAAAGTGAAAAAGATTTAGAAGATTTAGTTTGGAACAATTTAGAAAAGCTGTTTGGATATAAACCTTTAAAGCAACAGTATCAAGTCAGTGGACAATATTGTGATATTTTAGCTTTTGGTAAAAACAAGGAACTTGTAATTATAGAATTAAAAAATTCTGAAGATAGATATATTGTACAACAACTTACTCGTTATTATGATGCTCTTTTAGATGAAAAACCTTTTCCTGAATATATAAATTTCCAAGTTCCTATAATTTTAATTGCTGTTACTCCTAATTTTCATAGAGATAACTATACTGATCGAAAATATCATCAGCTAAAATTTAATTTTTTGCAGTTTAAAATTATTTATCAAGAACAAAAATTTAGTCTAAATCTTATTAATGTAGATACCACGCTCAACTGGAAATTTGATTTTGATTATTCCCTAGAAAATCATATTAAAAAAGATATTCCTACTCCTCATAAAAGATTTTATCAATTAATGGAAAAATGTACACCTCAACAACGGTTTAAACTACTAACATTTCGAGAAACAATTTTACAATTTGATGCTCGTATGCAAGAAATAGCTCAAGATGGAGGTATTTATTATGGTAACGGTAAAACTAAACATTGTGCAGAGTTAAGATTAAACAGTAAAAAAGAGCTTGTGTTATTTTTGTGGCTACCTCGTAATTTTCTATGGGGTACACAAGACAATATTTACAGATTCAGAATTTGGACAGATTGGAATAATGCAGCTATAGTTAGACCAGCCTCTAAAGGACTAGGTAAAATAACTGCAACTGATATTGAATTTGCAAAACAAAATTCTAAAAATCAGAGTTTAGATACTTTTCTTTATCATGCTTTAAATAAATGGTTTCAAAGAATTTAATCTTACTTCTTCTTTGCTCATTAGCGCCTTTGCGCGAAACTCTCCGTGCCTCTGCGTCTCTGCGTGAAAAAAAAGGGCATAGTCAAAAACTACACCCCTAAAATTAACCTAAAGTTGCTTCACCTCACTCACCAACTTAGCCACCATATCCTTAGCACTACCAAACAACATTGTTGTCTTATCCTTATAAAACAACTCATTATCCACACCGGCAAAACCGGCACTCATACCGCGCTTAATCACAATAGTCTGCTTTGCCCGATCAACTTCTAAAATCGGCATCCCATAAATAGGACTATTCACATCACTACGCGCTGCTGGATTGACCACATCATTAGCACCAATCACTAACGCCACATCAGCCTGTTCAAACTGGGGATTAATATCCTCCATATCGTACAACTGGGTATAAGCCACATTAGCTTCTGCCAATAATACGTTCATATGTCCTGGCATTCTACCCGCAACAGGGTGAATCGCATATTTCACATCTACACCCATGCGTTCTAGTTGATCAGCCAACTCGCGGACGCTATGCTGTGCTTGAGCAACCGCCATACCGTATCCTGGGACAATCACCACAGAACGGGCATATCCCAACATCATCGCCCCTTCTTCAGGATCGATACTGCGAACAGTTTGATTACTTGCACCAGCAGCAGCACCACCAGTAGCAGTAGAAACTGAACCAAAGGCACTAAATAAGACGCTGAATAAAGAACGGTTCATCGCCTTACACATAATTTCGGTAAGGATTAAACCAGAAGCGCCCACCAAAGCACCGGCGATGATCAACATATTGTTCATCACCACAAACCCAGCCGCAGCCGCAGCTACACCTGAGAGGGAGTTCAACAGGGAGATGACCACGGGCATATCACCGCCACCAATAGGCAGTACAAACATTACACCCAACACCAAGGAAACAGCTACCACTGCTAAAAAGATGGGGAGGCTATCCGGTGAGATGATTAAATATGCACTTCCGGCTAGATATGAACCCAACAGCAAGAGGTTAAATGGTTGCTGTAAGGGGAAGGTAATTGGTGTACCACTTACTAAACCTTGCAATTTAGCAAAAGCCAGAAAACTACCTGTTAAGGTGACACCACCGATTAACACATCCAATAGCATGGAAATGTTGACATCGAGGGGGATAGGTTGAGAACTTCCTAATAACCGCCAAAATTCAGCCACAGCGATAAGTGCGGAAGATGCACCACCCAAACCGTTGAGTAAGCCCACCATTTGGGGCATTTCGGTCATTTGCACTTTGTAAGCTGCGATCGCACCAATAACAGAACCAATCGCCAAGCCTATCAATATCATCTCGTAATTTAAGACTTGCTGATCTAGCATTGTGGCGACAACTGCTAACAGCATTCCCACCGCAGCCACAAGATTACCGTTTCTTGCTGTAGCTGGAGAACCTAGTTTTTTCAAACCGAGGATAAATAATGATGCAGCGACTAAGTACGTCAGCTGAATCCCAGTTGGTAAAAAGTCGCTCATGCTTTAACTTCCTTTTTCTTGAACATTTGCAGCATTCTGTCTGTGACGAGGAAACCACCGACAACGTTAACCATTGCCAATATCACGGCGATTAAACCGAGAATTACTGATAAATTGGTGTTTCTCTCCCCAGCAGCGAGGATTGCGCCAATTACAGAAATACCGGAAATGGCGTTGGAACCGGACATTAAGGGGGTGTGTAAGGTTGGTGGCACTTTGTTAATAACTTCAAAGCCAATGAAAGATGCCAACACCAGTACAAATAAGGCAGCAAGTAATGCTTCTGTCATGATGAATTTTAGGTTGAGGAATTATGTCTCACGCAAAGGCGCAAAGAAAGGTAAGAAGGTTAAACTGCTACAGCTTGCAAAGCATCTTTTACTCGTTGGTTTCTGATTTCTCCAGCGTGGGTAACGCAAGCTGCGTCAACGATGTCGTCACTAAAGTTGATTTGCAAAGCTTTGTCTTTAATTAGCAGTTGCATTAATGAGGTGACGTTCTTTGCATACAGTTGGCTGGCGTGTACTGGCATTGATGAGGGTAAATTGATGGGGCCAATGATTGTGACACCGTTCCAAACAATGTCTTTACCTGCTTCTGTACAAGCGCAGTTACCACCCTGTTCTGCGGCTAAGTCTACTATGACTGAACCTGGTTTCATCTGAGCTACCATTTCTTGGGTAACAAGTTGTGGTGCTTTTCTTCCTGGTACTTGGGCTGTGGTAATGACAACATCAGAGTTTTTGACGTGTTCGGCTACTAGTTCCTGGGTGCGTTTTTTGCTATCTTCGGAGATTTCTTTGGCGTAACCACCTGCGGCTACGGTTTCTTCTTCTAGTTTGACTTCGACGAATTTCGCACCTAAGCTTTGTACTTCTTCTTTAACTGCTGGGCGAATGTCAAAGGCTTCTACTACTGCGCCTAGTCTTCTGGCTGTGGCGATCGCTTGCAATCCGGCTACACCTGCTCCCATAATAAATACTTTAGCTGGTGCGATCGTACCTGCCGCAGTCGTCAACATTGGAAAATATTTCGGTAAGGCCGCAGCAGCAATTAATACGGCTTTATAACCCGCTAGTGAAGCTTGGGAAGATAAAGCATCCATGCTTTGCGCCCTTGTAGTACGAGGAATTAATTCCATACTCAAAGCTGTAATTTGCCGATTTGCCAATTGTTGCGCTATTACGGGATTACCCAAGGGATTGAGGAAGCTAATTAATACAGATCCTGACTTGAGTAATTCAATTTCTGATCGTCCATCTTCTCTTTCCTGTGGAGGGCTGACTTTGAGCAAAATATCCGCTTCTCCCCATAATTTAGCAGTATCAGCTACAACTGTCGCTCCTGCTGCTTCATAGTCAGAATCACTGAAAAATGCTTTTTCTCCCGCACCTGTTTCTACAAAAACCTCTAAGCCTTGTTTGACTAATCTGGACACGGTGTCGGGAATTAATGCTACACGACGTTCACAAACTTCAATTTCTTTAGCAACTGCTATTCTCATGCAATCTCCTGAAGATAAATACTACTAACTATGGAATTTCTCTGTTGATGAAGGATTTGTCGCACTTATAAAGCATAGGTGAGTAATCTCAGTCCTGAGTTTTTCTAGTAGATTTCACCTTTAACTTTGTCTTTCCCACTCTTATTTTCTCCAAGCAAAGCTTCACTCTGCCGCTTACATAAGTCACAATTCCAGATATTTGCACGCAAACTAATTTACTTATTGGACATCTTATGGTGATTTTCTGATGTTATATCTATGTCTTCAGATTATTTTCGGGATTGATAATGTACGGTCTTTCTAGTTGGCATCTTGAAGTATTCATCAAATTTCGTCGGATTGATATTTTTCCAATTAATTCTTAATTATTTAAACTTTCGTTGCTGTTGTTGAAAACTTTACAAAGTCCACAAAAACTGACAATTTACATTATGGCGAATTGAGGGGAGAAGTTTAAACGCAACGTGGCGCAGAGGTAAGCGCAGAGGTACGGAGAGAATTTGCTACGAAGTTAATGATCATGAAATGCTATGAAATTTATTAACCGAATTAAGATTGTTAAATAAGTAACTGCGTATATCTAAGTAGGATGAATTTTTTACCTAAAAAGGCACTTTGACTTTTATTTATCGTCTATTGTGATGAATACAGTAGTAAAGTTTAGTTAAGAATACTAACTCCCTGTTACTTAAGATTATAATTTACCATTTCCTAGAGGAAGCGTAACTATGCGACGTGTACTTTCTGCCTTGGCTGTGACTGGCTGTTTATTGACGAGTCTTCCGGCTATGACTTGGGCGCAGAGCCTACCTGGTTTAACGCTATTTAGCGGTGTCAAAAGAGAAAATCAGTTGCCCTTCCGGTTAGATTTTGGCGGTCAAACTAATGCCTGGGATAGATACATACTCAGACTTCCTGCCGAAAAAATGAAGTTGGCTGTGGCTCAATTTGCTATCACTTACCCCAAATATTACAAAGGTAGCTTTGACACCAAAAAAGTTGAAGTCATAGTCAAAGGAAAAAGCCTTCCCCTATCTGAAGTGAAATGGGACAAAGAAGGACGGGTGCTGGAAATATTTCCTGTAGAACCAGTACCAGCAGGTAGTAACGTTGAGTTAGTTTTAAATAACGTGCAGAATCCAACCTTTGGGGGGATTTACTATTTTAACTGTCAGGTTCTCTCCCCTGGAGATGTGCCACTACTACGTTATCTTGGCTCTTGGATTATTAGTATTTCCTAACCAGGGAATTCTTAACTCTTAACAGGCAGGAGGAAGATGAATACTCAATCCATTCCCCTGCGACTCTATCCAGAAATATGTTGAGATTGCCTGTAAAGTGGTATGATAGCAGATTGTGACTTTTTATAAAAATCGTCTAAGAGGAGAACGGTATGCAAAGAACGTTGGGCGGTACTTGCCGTAAGAGAAAAAGAACCTCTGGTTTTCGCGCTAGAATGCGGACACCAGATGGCAGAAACGTGATTAGCGCCAGAAGAAGAAAAGGTCGTCATCGTCTGAGCGTTTAGGGGTACATTCGGTCAATAGAGCAACTGTGGCTTTGCCCAAAGCATATAGACTAAAATCCCGCAGGGATTTTCAGGCAGTTTTCCGAGAAGGAATTCGGTGTCATAGCTCTCATTTCACTTTGAGAGCTTTAAAGCCGTCGCGTTCAAAAGAACCTTCTTTGGATACTGCCCCTGCAACAACACAAGCAAATGGCAATGAAAATTTAGCCAGTACGCAAATTGGCATTTCCATTAGTACCAAAGTCAGTAAAAGGGCAGTAGTTCGCAACCGAATCAAACGCCAAATTACAGGTGCTTTGTATCAACTATTGCCTAGGTTATCCCCAGGATGGCGATTAGTAGTGATTGTGAAGCCAAAGTCAGCAGAATCTGAGTGCGTAAGCCAACAATTTCTGCAAGAATTAGAGCAGTTGTTGGCAAAAGCTGAGGTAATAAATGGGCATTCGTGAAGAAATTTATTATGAGGGTGGCCCCCATATCGGGGATTTAATTCTCAATTTGCTGATTGGGCTAACTGTGATTGGTTTACCATTAACTGTTGGGGCAATTGTGAGAGCGTTATGGCTACGTTTCCGCATTACTGATCGAAGAGTTGGTGTAACGGGTGGTTGGCTAGGACGCGATCGCACTGACGTGATTTACTCAGAAATAGTCAAAATCGTCAAAGTCCCTCGTGGCATTGGCATCTGGGGAGATATGGTACTAACTCTCAAAAACGGTACTCGTTTAGAAATGCGGGCTGTTCCCAACTTCCTAGAAGTTTATGACTACATTAATGCCAGAATTGCTGCTAAAAACCCCGAATATAGCAGTTCTAAATAGTCACAGTTCCGAGTTAGATCCTTTTTCATTTTCACTTGATGATTTACTAACTCCACTACCACATTTAGCATTCTCTTTTCATATCATGTGCGGCTATCCGTAGCCCAGGGTAGTCGCTAACAAATCACGATTTAGATAAATTAGATTAAGTTCAGTTAACAGTACCTCAGGTTGGATTCAGAATAATGGATTTTGGTATCGGGTTCCTCTCGAACAACGTGATGCTGCCAATCATAGATTTTTTCTATGGTATTGTGCCTAGCTATGGATTGGCTATAGTTGCCTTGACATTGATAATCCGCTTTGCGCTCTATCCCCTGAGTGCTGGCTCCATTCGTAGTATGCGACGAATGCGGATTGTGCAGCCCTTGATGCAAAAGCGGATGGCAGAAGTCAAAGAGCGTTATAAAGATGATGCTCAAAAGCAGCAAGAGGAAATGGTAAATGTCCAAAAAGAATTTGGCAACCCATTAGCCGGATGTTTGCCGCTGCTGTTACAGATGCCAGTATTACTAGCACTGTTTGCCACTTTGCGAGGTTCACCATTTGCGGGAGTTAGTTACTCCGTTAACTTGCAAGTCTTTCCTGCCGAACAAATCGAACAAATTCAACCCCAAGCTTTTGCTACTCCCCCGCAAAATATTTATATTGCTGATGGAGATCACACAAAAATCACTGCTATTCTTCCCAGTGGTAACAAGTTGGCTGTGGGAGAAAAAACTAAAATTCAATATCAGACAGTAGAAGGTAAACCCTTTAATTCGCTCTTAGCAGAACATCCAGAAACCAAGTTAACCCCAGAATGGAAAATTACCAAAGGGGAAGAAAGGGTCAAAATTGATGCTGATGGCAATATAGAAGCCTTACAGCCAGGAGATGTTACCATCCAAGGTACAATTCCCGGACTAGCAGCAGATAAAGGATTTCTGTTTATTGATGCTCTAGGTAGGGTAGGCGCACAAGATCCAGATGGTACAATCCACTGGGATATTGTGGCGATGATTGTCTTCTTTGGTATCAGTCTTTATGTTAGCCAATTGCTTTCTGGGCAAAATTCCAGTGGTGGTAATCCCCAGCAGGACACAGTTAACAAAATTACCCCTGTTATCTTTTCGGGGATGTTTCTGTTTTTCCCTCTGCCAGCTGGTGTACTGATGTACATGGTAATTGGTAACGTTTTCCAAACCCTGCAAACTTACATTCTTTCCCGCGAACCTCTATCTGAGGAATTGCAAAAGATGGTAGCAGTTCAGGAGAAGGAAAAAGAAAAAGAAGCTGCAAGCGGAGATCAAAAGACATTGCCCTTTGAGCCAAAAAGTTCTAAGAAAAAGGCTACAGGCTGATTATGAGTGATATTTCTATGCAGCGTGGTGAAGAATGGTTAAAGCAACTGCTGCAACTCATTGGTGTTTCTACTAATGTTAAAGGTAATTTAGGGTCTGCTCCAGCTATCGGAGCAGATGCTCATGAACCGGATAGCCACTGGTTGACAATTGAGCAAACCAATTTGATGCCGGAACAAATAAGGATGTTAATAGGTGCTGGTGGTTCTGTGCTAGATGCGATGCAGTATTTAGCAAATTCGGTGCTGAATTTGAAC includes:
- a CDS encoding endonuclease NucS domain-containing protein is translated as MKLRQVASGWEFESEKDLEDLVWNNLEKLFGYKPLKQQYQVSGQYCDILAFGKNKELVIIELKNSEDRYIVQQLTRYYDALLDEKPFPEYINFQVPIILIAVTPNFHRDNYTDRKYHQLKFNFLQFKIIYQEQKFSLNLINVDTTLNWKFDFDYSLENHIKKDIPTPHKRFYQLMEKCTPQQRFKLLTFRETILQFDARMQEIAQDGGIYYGNGKTKHCAELRLNSKKELVLFLWLPRNFLWGTQDNIYRFRIWTDWNNAAIVRPASKGLGKITATDIEFAKQNSKNQSLDTFLYHALNKWFQRI
- the vapC gene encoding type II toxin-antitoxin system tRNA(fMet)-specific endonuclease VapC; amino-acid sequence: MKYLLDSNVCIQYLNQRSENIIQRLQDLSDINIVVCSIVKAELFYGAMRTNNPAKTLQKQQEFLDRFVSLHFDDKCALIYGEIRSKLAAKGTPIGNNDLHIAAIAMANNLTLITHNTREFSRVDNLKLEDWEI
- a CDS encoding type II toxin-antitoxin system Phd/YefM family antitoxin; its protein translation is MSVISASEARANFPDIMNRAEYGGERILIQRHGKPAVAMISIEDLKLLEAIEDAIDSAKLRRAIEENTGFTTIEEIIAKRPNE
- a CDS encoding PH domain-containing protein; translated protein: MGIREEIYYEGGPHIGDLILNLLIGLTVIGLPLTVGAIVRALWLRFRITDRRVGVTGGWLGRDRTDVIYSEIVKIVKVPRGIGIWGDMVLTLKNGTRLEMRAVPNFLEVYDYINARIAAKNPEYSSSK
- a CDS encoding type II toxin-antitoxin system PemK/MazF family toxin; its protein translation is MYRGEVWLVNLDPTVGTEISKKRPCIIVNDNSIGILPLKVIVPVTDWKERYSIRPWMVKLEPTTENSLAKVSGVDTFQIRSVSETRLVRKLGQLSESEMQLISQALAVVLSLSLSN
- a CDS encoding NAD(P)(+) transhydrogenase (Re/Si-specific) subunit beta — encoded protein: MSDFLPTGIQLTYLVAASLFILGLKKLGSPATARNGNLVAAVGMLLAVVATMLDQQVLNYEMILIGLAIGSVIGAIAAYKVQMTEMPQMVGLLNGLGGASSALIAVAEFWRLLGSSQPIPLDVNISMLLDVLIGGVTLTGSFLAFAKLQGLVSGTPITFPLQQPFNLLLLGSYLAGSAYLIISPDSLPIFLAVVAVSLVLGVMFVLPIGGGDMPVVISLLNSLSGVAAAAAGFVVMNNMLIIAGALVGASGLILTEIMCKAMNRSLFSVLFSAFGSVSTATGGAAAGASNQTVRSIDPEEGAMMLGYARSVVIVPGYGMAVAQAQHSVRELADQLERMGVDVKYAIHPVAGRMPGHMNVLLAEANVAYTQLYDMEDINPQFEQADVALVIGANDVVNPAARSDVNSPIYGMPILEVDRAKQTIVIKRGMSAGFAGVDNELFYKDKTTMLFGSAKDMVAKLVSEVKQL
- a CDS encoding Re/Si-specific NAD(P)(+) transhydrogenase subunit alpha, which produces MRIAVAKEIEVCERRVALIPDTVSRLVKQGLEVFVETGAGEKAFFSDSDYEAAGATVVADTAKLWGEADILLKVSPPQEREDGRSEIELLKSGSVLISFLNPLGNPVIAQQLANRQITALSMELIPRTTRAQSMDALSSQASLAGYKAVLIAAAALPKYFPMLTTAAGTIAPAKVFIMGAGVAGLQAIATARRLGAVVEAFDIRPAVKEEVQSLGAKFVEVKLEEETVAAGGYAKEISEDSKKRTQELVAEHVKNSDVVITTAQVPGRKAPQLVTQEMVAQMKPGSVIVDLAAEQGGNCACTEAGKDIVWNGVTIIGPINLPSSMPVHASQLYAKNVTSLMQLLIKDKALQINFSDDIVDAACVTHAGEIRNQRVKDALQAVAV
- a CDS encoding NAD(P) transhydrogenase subunit alpha; translation: MTEALLAALFVLVLASFIGFEVINKVPPTLHTPLMSGSNAISGISVIGAILAAGERNTNLSVILGLIAVILAMVNVVGGFLVTDRMLQMFKKKEVKA
- a CDS encoding type II toxin-antitoxin system RelE family toxin; translated protein: MSERYTLRIAKTAEKDLLDLQPKQYKQVVSKILSLQGNPRPQDYAALKGYQGGYRIDQGEYRILYTIDDDTKLVDVFRVGKRNDDEVYKNL
- the rnpA gene encoding ribonuclease P protein component, which codes for MALPKAYRLKSRRDFQAVFREGIRCHSSHFTLRALKPSRSKEPSLDTAPATTQANGNENLASTQIGISISTKVSKRAVVRNRIKRQITGALYQLLPRLSPGWRLVVIVKPKSAESECVSQQFLQELEQLLAKAEVINGHS
- the yidC gene encoding membrane protein insertase YidC; this translates as MDFGIGFLSNNVMLPIIDFFYGIVPSYGLAIVALTLIIRFALYPLSAGSIRSMRRMRIVQPLMQKRMAEVKERYKDDAQKQQEEMVNVQKEFGNPLAGCLPLLLQMPVLLALFATLRGSPFAGVSYSVNLQVFPAEQIEQIQPQAFATPPQNIYIADGDHTKITAILPSGNKLAVGEKTKIQYQTVEGKPFNSLLAEHPETKLTPEWKITKGEERVKIDADGNIEALQPGDVTIQGTIPGLAADKGFLFIDALGRVGAQDPDGTIHWDIVAMIVFFGISLYVSQLLSGQNSSGGNPQQDTVNKITPVIFSGMFLFFPLPAGVLMYMVIGNVFQTLQTYILSREPLSEELQKMVAVQEKEKEKEAASGDQKTLPFEPKSSKKKATG
- a CDS encoding DUF2808 domain-containing protein, producing MRRVLSALAVTGCLLTSLPAMTWAQSLPGLTLFSGVKRENQLPFRLDFGGQTNAWDRYILRLPAEKMKLAVAQFAITYPKYYKGSFDTKKVEVIVKGKSLPLSEVKWDKEGRVLEIFPVEPVPAGSNVELVLNNVQNPTFGGIYYFNCQVLSPGDVPLLRYLGSWIISIS
- the rpmH gene encoding 50S ribosomal protein L34 → MQRTLGGTCRKRKRTSGFRARMRTPDGRNVISARRRKGRHRLSV